The stretch of DNA AACGGGCTGCGGCCGCCGCGAGGTCCCCGTCCCCGCCGGGCCCGGAGCCCACCGTGTGCACCTCCCCCACCTCGAGCCCCAGGTCACGGCAGACGCGCGCCGCCGTGCCGGGGTGGTCGCCGGTGAGGATCTTCACGGTGACACCGGCCTCGGCGAGCCCGCGCAGGGCCTCGGCCGCGGTCGGCGCGAGCGCGTCACGGAAGGCGATCAGGCCCCGGAAGGTGAGGCCGCGCTCGTCGGCGGGGGTGTAGTCGCCGGTGCGGGCGGCGCGTTCGGCGGTGGCGAGGGCCAGCAGCCGCAGCCCGGCGTCCGCCTCGCGCGCGGCGAGTTCCCGCAGGCGCTCGCGCTCGGCGGGCTCCAGCGCGCAGCGCTCCAGTACGTCCTCCACGGCGCCCCGGACGACGAGGACGTGCCTGCCGAACCGGCCCCGCACCACGGCGGTGGCCAGGCGCCGTACCGGGTCGAAGGGGACGGCCGCGACCCCGTCGTGCTCCTCGCCGACCGCTCCGGCGGCCTCCAGGAGTGCCTCGTCGAGCGCGTCCGGGGCGGGCAGTTCGGCGAGCTGGAGGGTCCACCAGGCGCCGACCGCGGCCCAGCGCAGCACCTCCGGGTCGTCCCGGCCGTCCGCGTCGAGGGCCCGTTCGACGACGGGCCGGTCCTGGGTGAGGGTGCCGGTCTTGTCGACGCAGAGCACGTCGACGGCGCCCAGGTCGTGCAGTGCGGGCAGCCGCTTGACGATGACGCCGTGCGCCCCCGCGAGCTGCCGGGTGCCGCGGGCCAGGCAGAGGGTGACGATCACCGGCAGCATCTCGGGTGTGAGCCCGACGGCCACCGCCACGGCGAAGGGCAGCGTCTCCAGGCCGCGCCCGCGCAGCGCCGCGTTCGCCACCAGCACCAGCGGCGGCGTCAGCAGCATGAACCGGATGAGCACCCAGGAGATGCCCTGCACGGAGCGGTCGAAGGCGCTGAGGGCCGTCCGGTCCCCGCGCCCGCGGCCCGCGGTCCCGTGGGCGGCGGCGAACCGCGTGCGCGCGCCCGTGTGCACCACCACGGCGGTGGCCGTGCCGGTGGCGACGCTGCTGCCCTGGAAGCACAGGTGCGCCTGTCCGAACGGGCCGCTTTCCCCGAGCCCCGGCTCCTCCACGGCCGCCTTGGCGACCGGGGCGGACTCGCCGGTCAGCGCGGCCTGATGCACGGTCAGCCCTCGGGCGCGCAGGAGTCGTACGTCGGCCGGTACGCGGTCGCCGGGGCCGAGCCGGAGCACGTCGCCCGGCACCAGTTCGGTGACCGGGACCTCCCGGGCGCGCGGCCGTTCCCCGCCGGCCGTCCGCCGCAGCACGGTGGCGGTGCCGGCGACCAGTTCACGCAGGGCGGCCATGGACCGGTCGGCCCGGTGCTCGCCGGTCGCGCGCAGCACACAGCTGACCACGACCAGGCTGAGGATCACCGCGGCGGTCCCCCAGGAGGCGACGAGCGTGGAGACCAGGCCCAGGCAGAGCAGTACGGCGGTGAACGGGTCCCGCAGGGAGCGCACCCACAGCAGGGGCCAGGACGGGGTGCGCACCTCGGGGACCGTGTTCTCGCCGACCGCCGCCAGTCGTGCCTCCGCCTCGGCGTCGGTCAGCCCGCGCGGACCGCTGTCGAGCCGCCGCAGTACCTGGAGGGGTGTTCCCTCCGGCTCGGCCGGGCGCGCCGCCGCGAGCTCAGAGGCCACGGAGGCGGCGCGCCGGGGCGTCGGCGTCGGCTCCCCGGTCGGTGAGCCGGGCGACCGTGAGCCGTACGACGTCGACCACGTCGGGGTCGTCGACGAAGTAGACCTGCCGCCGGCCCTCGCGGCGGGAGCGGACGAGCCCGGCGAGCTTGAGTTTGGTCAGGTGCTGGCTGACGGCGGGCAGCGCCCCGCCGACCCGCTCGGCGAGCCCGGTGACGTCGCTCTCGCCCTGGGCCAGTGCCCACACGATGTGCAGCCGGGCGGGCGAGGCGAGCAGCCCGAAGGCCGCGGCCGCCTCCGCGAGCACGTCGGCGGGCGGATCCTCGAAGCCACTGCCGGCTGCCGCCACGGTCGTCTTCCTCCTGTTCGCGCACGCCCGCACGCCAGGTACGAGCCGCACCAGTCTAGGCGGCCCCGTACGAACGGGACCCGCCGGAACTCGTCCACCGGAACTTATCCGTCGCTCCGCTAGTTTCTACGTTGCTGTAGATGCAGCACGGAACGTGTTAGGCCACCCGACACCACACTTGGAGAGCACATGGCCCTGTGGGACCGCATCAAGGACTCCGCGACGCAGATGCAGACCCAGCTCGTGGCGAAGAAGAACGACCTGAAGAGCGGTGCCTTCCGGGACGCGAGCATGGCGATGTGCGCCCTCGTGGCCGCCGCCGACGGCACCGTCGACCCTTCGGAGCGCCAGCGTGTCGCACAGCTGATCGCCACCAACGAGGTGCTGCAGAACTTCCCCGCGGACGATCTGCGCCGCCGCTTCGAGGAGAACCTGAACAGGCTGACCGCGGACTTCGACTTCGGCAAGGTCAGCGTGTTGCAGGAGATCGCCAAGGCGAAGAAGAAGCCCGCCGAGGCCCGTGCCGTCGTCCAGATCGGCATCGTCATCGGCGGCGCGGACGGCGACTTCGACAAGACCGAGCAGGCCATGGTGCGCGAGGCCTGCTTCGCCCTGGGGCTGCCGCCGCACGAGTTCGACCTCTGAGCCGGCGGGTCCCGCGGCTCGACGCCTCGCCGGGTGCCGGACGGTCGTCCGGTACCCGGCGAGGGAGCGGTGTCACGGCCCCGCGGGCCGTGTCCCCACCGCGGTCGGTCAGTCGAGGCCCGCGGACTTCAGCCAGGCCTTGGCCACGTCGAGCGGGTCCTTGTTCTGCGACTGCACCTGGGTGTCCAGGTCCAGCAGGGTGGCCGTGTCCAGCTTGGCGGAGACCGCGTTGAGCGCGTCGACGCCCTTCTGGTCCAGGCCGGACTTGTACACCAGCGGCTGGACGTTCTCGAAGCCGAAGAGGTTCTTCGGGTCCTGAAGGACGACGAACTTCTCCTTGGCGATGGTCGGATCCGTGGTGAACAGGTCGGCGACCTGCACGGTGTTCTTCTTCAGCGCCGCCTGGGTCAGCGGGCCGCCCGCGTCCAACGCCTTGAAGGACTTGAACTCCAGCCCGTACTCGGACTTCAGGCCCTTGAGGCCCTGGTGCCGGGCCTGGAACTCCGGCGAGCCGCCGATGACCAGGTCCTTGGCGGCGTCCTTGAGGTCCGCGATGGAGGACTTCTCGGTGAGGCCGTACTTCTTCGCCGTCGTGGCGTTGACGGTGACGGAGTCCTTGTCCTCCGCGGGCGCCGGTTCGAGCAGCGTCAGCCCGGAGTCGAGCTTGGCGCCGATGGCGGCCGTCGTCGCCTCGACCGTCTGCGGGGCGGCCTTGGAGTCGAGATACGCCAGCAGCGCCCCGTTGTACTCGGGCAGCACGGTGATCGAGCCGTTCTTGAGCAGACCGTAGGTGGTCTCGCGGCTGCCGATGTTGGGCTTGTACTCGACCTTGATGCCCTTGGCCTTCAGGGCCTCGCCGTAGATGTCGGCGATCAGGATGCTCTCGGCGAAGTTGTTGGAGCCGACGACGACCGTGCCGGCGCCCGCCCTGCCCTCCGCGAGCGGGTCCTTGCCGGAGGAGCCACCGGACGAACACCCCGCGAGAAGCGCCGCGGAGGCGGCGAGTGCGACGGCGGCCGCCCCGAAGTGGCTCTTGCTGGACTTGGTGCTCTTCGTGTTGGAAGTCACAATTCCCGTTCCCGGCTGAGAGGTTGGTCGGGCACATGGCAGCGGCGGCGGCACGCGGGACGCGAGCACCGCCGTTTGATCCAATCCAGCGGCTTCTTCGTCAGTCAAGAGGCGCCGGGTCACCGATCGGCTTCGATGCGTGGCAGGTGGTGAGGACGGAGGGCGCCCGGGGAGGCCGGGGATCCGCCCCGGCCCCGGGGTGCCGCTTCGCCGCCCGCGGTCAGCCGCCACGGCGCACCCCGGGCGACACCGTCACCCGCGCGACCGCCCAGAACACCGCGAGCGTCGCCAGCGCCATCACGGCGACCAGCGTGGCCCCGCCCACGACCTTCTCGTAGTCGTGCTGGTAGAGGCCGTCGACGATGTACCGGCCGAGGCCGCCGAGGCTGACGTACGCGGCGATGGTGGCCGTGGAGACGATCTGGATGGCCGCCGACCGCAGTCCGCTGAGGATCAGCGGGAGGGCGACGGGCAGTTCGACCTGGAACAGGACGCGCGACTCGGCCATGCCCATGCCCCGGGCCGCGTCCACCGGCGAGGGGTCG from Streptomyces sp. 6-11-2 encodes:
- a CDS encoding ABC transporter substrate-binding protein translates to MTSNTKSTKSSKSHFGAAAVALAASAALLAGCSSGGSSGKDPLAEGRAGAGTVVVGSNNFAESILIADIYGEALKAKGIKVEYKPNIGSRETTYGLLKNGSITVLPEYNGALLAYLDSKAAPQTVEATTAAIGAKLDSGLTLLEPAPAEDKDSVTVNATTAKKYGLTEKSSIADLKDAAKDLVIGGSPEFQARHQGLKGLKSEYGLEFKSFKALDAGGPLTQAALKKNTVQVADLFTTDPTIAKEKFVVLQDPKNLFGFENVQPLVYKSGLDQKGVDALNAVSAKLDTATLLDLDTQVQSQNKDPLDVAKAWLKSAGLD
- a CDS encoding metalloregulator ArsR/SmtB family transcription factor, with protein sequence MAAAGSGFEDPPADVLAEAAAAFGLLASPARLHIVWALAQGESDVTGLAERVGGALPAVSQHLTKLKLAGLVRSRREGRRQVYFVDDPDVVDVVRLTVARLTDRGADADAPARRLRGL
- a CDS encoding tellurite resistance TerB family protein; translation: MALWDRIKDSATQMQTQLVAKKNDLKSGAFRDASMAMCALVAAADGTVDPSERQRVAQLIATNEVLQNFPADDLRRRFEENLNRLTADFDFGKVSVLQEIAKAKKKPAEARAVVQIGIVIGGADGDFDKTEQAMVREACFALGLPPHEFDL
- the mgtA gene encoding magnesium-translocating P-type ATPase, whose amino-acid sequence is MASELAAARPAEPEGTPLQVLRRLDSGPRGLTDAEAEARLAAVGENTVPEVRTPSWPLLWVRSLRDPFTAVLLCLGLVSTLVASWGTAAVILSLVVVSCVLRATGEHRADRSMAALRELVAGTATVLRRTAGGERPRAREVPVTELVPGDVLRLGPGDRVPADVRLLRARGLTVHQAALTGESAPVAKAAVEEPGLGESGPFGQAHLCFQGSSVATGTATAVVVHTGARTRFAAAHGTAGRGRGDRTALSAFDRSVQGISWVLIRFMLLTPPLVLVANAALRGRGLETLPFAVAVAVGLTPEMLPVIVTLCLARGTRQLAGAHGVIVKRLPALHDLGAVDVLCVDKTGTLTQDRPVVERALDADGRDDPEVLRWAAVGAWWTLQLAELPAPDALDEALLEAAGAVGEEHDGVAAVPFDPVRRLATAVVRGRFGRHVLVVRGAVEDVLERCALEPAERERLRELAAREADAGLRLLALATAERAARTGDYTPADERGLTFRGLIAFRDALAPTAAEALRGLAEAGVTVKILTGDHPGTAARVCRDLGLEVGEVHTVGSGPGGDGDLAAAAARSTVFARCTPDDKARVVAALRDAGHTVGFLGDGANDVPALRAADVGVAPRAACDIARDSADVVLADKDLTAIGHAVVAGRRASGNIASYLRVTLSSNLGNVIAMLVAGLLLPFLPMLPVQVLVQNLCFDAAQSSFAHDRPGRAALRRPTALRPRAFLRFITGFGALNAVADFATFAVLALVLWGPDALNDEAVFHSAWFTENLLTQALVMVLLRTGRDEGGRRRLPGPVGRAAAGLALAGLLLPVSPLGPPLGMTGLPLPYYVLLAAVLAPYGLALAAAVRRYERRTPEAVGPGYAAEAPGQEAGRSRGECRSSAGTSVFSGRAAAGRGRRPR